The Mugil cephalus isolate CIBA_MC_2020 chromosome 21, CIBA_Mcephalus_1.1, whole genome shotgun sequence genome includes the window GTCCTTGTATCAAGAGTCTTATGTAGAGGAATGGGCACAACGTTGCTGGACATCAGTCTCTGCAACTGGGCTTTGTGATCAGCCGTCGAGATGTGCTGGGCGTACTCATTTAAACGCATAGAGGATGCCTTACATGCTTGGCAGTCATGAGAAGCAAacctattaataataataataataaaaaagaaatatgtagtTAGATATTACAAACTGTAGTTTCAACCTTTAACTATGTTTAATAGCTGAATTTGAGATCAGTTGTATGAGTGAAACTTACAAGCTACACACATAAAGGGATGGTTTGCAGTTTGCACATAAATGGACTCTATATGTAGAACATTATCACAGCTTTACCTTAGAGTTTAATGTCAGGAAACTGAAGCAACGTAAAAACGACTAGACTCCATTGAGAAAAACCACATGCAACTACCAAaatcacacattaacacaaactaAGCAACTGATGCACAAGTAGATCAGACACTCCAGAGTTTTGCAAAATAGCTAAAATATGTTTGTCCAGTTCACAGCTGTTCAATGCTTGGGCATGGTGACCCCTCCTTTTCTCCAAACTAGTGGTGTGCTGACCTCCATCTACTGTGGATAATAAACTGACTACAGTATACACTATACAGCCACCTCAATAGttgtgttttaaagtttaagggattttattgttgttattggaAAAATATGCCATATATCCTTAATGTGCACCCCTGACAAATACAGTTAAAATATGAAgaagcatttcatttttaaggGCTTTTCAGGAGACAATAATGACACAATCAAATATTTAGATTCAATATTGTCTCCAATCAAATACATGTCAATGCATTGTAGGTATTTTGCtcaatgaaaaacatttgcattcttaaatgaaaactgaatcaTCAAATGAGATTAAATGCAGTTTCTTTACTGATTATATCTGTGCGTACTTACTTGCCCACTGTCTCCAGCTCTCTGTGGTGCAGCATGCTGTGTAAATGCGCTTGTGCTTCCTGTAGATGGGAGTAATAATCATTTTTAGATAATTTACTGAAGCTAAATGCATGTTTACATAttggaaattaaaatgtattttacatgcTTACATGCTTGAAATAGGGCGTGCGACACAAGATACAGTAGTTAGTTCTGCGCTTCTTGGATCGTGGATGCTTCTTCTTTACAGGTGGTTTGACCACCCTCTGACTTGGGGGCTGAGTGTTggccatttctgaaaatgtgaaagaCGCAACCTAACTACCAACAATACGCatcaaaacactgcaaacatCATGCTTAAACTTTAAAAGCGGCCAAACGTGGTCTTCAAATCAGAACTAGCTTATGTTAACTTAGCAGACGTTAAACTGCGTTACTTTTGACACAAGCTGTTGCGTAATGTAAACAGCATTTAGGTAAAATCTCTTTGGATTTTAAGGAGCACAAATTTGGGTAAAACTGTCAACAGATCATAATTACCACGCAAAATTCACATGGCAACAAGACTCCACTGCTGTTACTCCGCCATGTTTGCCTACGCAAATCACGTCATTCTCTTATTCTTTGCGTTCATTGGCTCACTGCACAGTCGGCCAACCATGTGACACCCGGAAGTTGATCGGCGGGGTGTTTCCCTAGATCTACAAAAGACAGGACAAAGCGAGGTGGGGACTTTACAATGACATCCGGGATCGAGCATGTTTTACAGATCTAATGAGCTAGCGGGGACCTCCGTTGTATGCGGAAGAGGAGTTTTCGTACGGAATAATTTGCTATTTGCTGGCTGTTAACAGTGTAATAAATTGCAAcatacttttaaattttttaagaAATTGTTTTAAGTTAAAATGTGCAACGGGTGCGTGCAGAAAGAGTACCCGGACCGGGTAAGTTGATACTGGGACACCCCAGAAATTGTTTTGACGTACAAATACTAGTAACAGTTAGCAGTGATGCTAATCTGTTAAGAGTTAGGCTAACAAACAAACTCGTGACTCTCTGATACAacgcttaaaaataaaactggatgTCCCCGTTGtggttgctgttgttttatCCAGGGTAACATTTGTCTGGAGAACGGTTCTTACCTGATGAACTACCAGGGCTGTGCCAGCTGTCATCAGAGGGACTTCGTGCTGATCAGCAATAAAGCCACtgaggatgatgatggagaggagattgTCACATATGACCGTGAGTCTCAGTTAGGACAgaagaccactgacagcagatATAGCAATCATAACACGTGGAAAATTGAGTCcacgtattttttttaatgctgtgttttcagttttgggaAAGCACTGATTAGTTTAAGGGAAATTCAACCACTTGTACTGATGCTTTAGGGCAAAGTGTTTCAATCacagttttgcatttttctctttttttcccacagttgcACTAAATCCCTGTTCATGATTGTTATAATTTTCAGTTTGTATTGAGACAGGTTTGTATAAGACAGTAGGTAACTAAGCAGGATGATCATTCTGAAAGATGGAGGTTGTGATTCTGCTTAACTGGAttgaattggattttttttatttagcctagcccactgacccACAATCACTTTAGATCGTTTTGTAAGTCACAATTTGTGTTGAAGAGGTTGACTGCCCTGCACAGAGCCCTGCACCTCAACTCTATCCAACACCTTTGGGATAAACTGGACCTCTGACTGGGAGCTCATATCCATTTGATATTCATGTATAAAATGTCCACAGGCCATATAGTGTTTTTCTGCATTATTGTCAGTGGTAAAGCTCAACCATGCACTAATCCTTATTTGTCTCCAGATGTTTGTAAAAACTGCGACCACGTCATCGCCAGGCACGAGTACACTTTCTCCGTTGTTGATGAATATCAGGCAAGTAATAATTCCACATCTGTTTGCCACACCTGAGTAGAATACTGTAGTCCTGGTTAGTTGTTGCCATGGCCTAACTCGATCATTTTGTGTCATCCAGGAGTACACCATGCTCTGCATGCTGTGTGGAAAGGCCGAGGACTCCATCAGTGTGTTACCAGATGACCCAAGACAATCTGCGCCTCTCTTCTAGACCTCAAACCGCACTCATCGACGTGCTTCTGACTCCTTTATTCAGGGTTTCAAACATGAAATTTTATCTATCAGTAGACAAGCGCAGCTTACTTTTTGGCTAGTTTCAGACAGATTATGAGCTACTGTATGCTAATGGCAGTTGCGCAGGAGTTATAACTTTTTAAGAGCCAtcataaaaaatttaatttgttgtaaataaacatttttttactcCTAAGAACTTTATTTCCCTTTGCATTCCTTCTTTTTGACGCATCACATCCAATGCTGCAAACTCAGAACTTTTTATTTACAACACGTACATTTCTTCATTGTTTAAATATCAAGTATTTTTAAGAGACAGACTTGTCTTGTGATTAAATGGTTTGCTGTAGTGTCAACATCAGGCcatttgttgtttcttgtgCAATAGCACAAATATAAAACCTACGCTTATCCACACTGGACTCTTTTCATGCCCATTTAACCTGATAAACCTGGTTAACGTAGCCTAAAGGTGATTAATCTGCCTTTATCTGAAGAGATATTTCAGATGTGTAATTACTGCTGGTTAAATCTCAGTGAACAGATggagttttcattttgtgggCGTTATCTATAACCCCACCAGCTCGTCAGCAGTCGGTCTTGTGCCGTAATTGACAGCGGCGACTTCCACTGATTCTGAAAAGGGTCTGTTCTCAGGAGATATCAGTTTTGAAAAGCATTGCTTAGTCAAGGTTTTCCATTTTATCTCATTAGCGATAGTGCTACTGAGCCCGGCACCACTTCTGCCACAGAAACTTATCCTAATGAAAACTGGTCCCGGGGTATTTTTTCCTTGATTAACTTGGAAACAGTTTCTGGAAAGAGATGCAACATGTGCAGCCAGAGAATGTGCCATTTACTAATTTACTCACTCGTGATACGATGCATATTAAAGGAATAAAACGGAACAAGAATAAGGACGTGCACGTTTCCCTGTCGCCGTTTTTCCCgcgagaaataaaaaatgatgcaaGTCGTCGCTCGTCTACATTATGATGTATTTTGATCAGAAGCagttcaataaaaatacagatgctTTAGCTGGTTgtacaaatgaattaaaaaaaacaaacaaacaaacaaaaaaaagcaatgataCTCATGCACCTTTATAATACTTAAGTATGAGTGCACTTAACAGATACATTCTAATATGATGATGCCTTTTACATGACAGATATTCTCTAGCAAAGTAAAAGCACACGACTACACTGTGATATGTCAGAATGAGCGATTCATTGTTACACACTATCATTAATTAACCCAGCAGTGAGGTCAACATGGGACTGCATGCCCTGGTCTGTACATGAACGCTGATGTTGTTATACTGCTAGTGGTGTTATTTACTATTAGTGTTCGTTATGTCAATACATGGTTTTCTACTAGTGTTAACCATTTCCTTAATGGTACAATATCTACAGTTAGCATCATTTTTACATCCCTCAAGTATTAAATATCATCTTTTTGGTCTCGTAGTAGGCCTATATGGAGTTTTAAGAGAGGGCTGAAATGAGAGGTAAGAGTTGGCAATCTCAAGACTTTcctcaaagttttttttccgttttttttctttcccggCTGCAGGTATCAAGCCACAATGTCAAGTATTCTGAGAGACACATccaacaaatgaataaataaataaatacaatttatcatacattttacattacatacagtacattccCTTGAGTAAATACCATATTTACACATGCTATCAGGGCCTGGGTGTGAGGCGGCCCGTCGCTACAGTTGCACAATCCGGGATCAGTCAGTCGCGCATGAGTCATCGGATCGCTCTGCCGCAGCTCTTGCCCTCGTACACCGGACCCCTTCCCCTGGAGCCGTGGCCCCACTGACCTTGCACGCCGGACCTGTCTGGCTGCGGGTGAGCGTgccggggaggaggaggaggaggaggaggaggggagctgGAGAAGCTGGACGGGGAGCGGCTGCGTCCCTGCAGCGCCGCGCCGTCACGCAGCTCCTGgcgggagggggaggagctcaGCGAGCGCTGCAGCGACGAGGAGCTGCTGCGGGGGCGAGGAGGAGGGCTGAAGAGCATCCCGCTGCGGTCCTGCATCAGCTGAGTCAGACTGGCGAGGAAGTCCGCGTCACTTGTGCTGCTGGCGCGCACTCTTAGCCGCCGCCGcctagagagagaaaaaaaaacagtggagaGAGTTACACTTATCCAGCAACACGGTCGTTAACTCTTGTAAACTGAACTATTTTAA containing:
- the churc1 gene encoding protein Churchill; this encodes MCNGCVQKEYPDRGNICLENGSYLMNYQGCASCHQRDFVLISNKATEDDDGEEIVTYDHVCKNCDHVIARHEYTFSVVDEYQEYTMLCMLCGKAEDSISVLPDDPRQSAPLF